A region of Pseudomonas putida DNA encodes the following proteins:
- a CDS encoding ComEC/Rec2 family competence protein, protein MPVIKSLSVGNGDMFYIVHASDNFTMIDCNLKADNVDEIIAELKQVSRTKTMNRFICTHPDEDHFRGIEHLDKALPINNFYCVKNDVQKDNLTDSLLHYKALRDGKKSFFLEKGVRRRWLNQSDDTRPGAGIHVLWPNVSNPNFIEALRKCDAGESPNNVSCVLRYSIKGGASFMWLGDLETEFMESIVDDIELEKTTIVFASHHGRKSGKIPDSWLEKLDPQIIVIGEAPSRDMHYYTGYHTITQNSAGHITMDCKDNFVHFYASKETYKHKSLINEGESRFPGYIGSLEVETEYTL, encoded by the coding sequence ATGCCAGTAATAAAAAGTTTATCCGTAGGCAATGGCGACATGTTTTACATCGTACACGCCAGCGACAACTTCACCATGATCGACTGCAACCTAAAAGCAGACAATGTAGATGAGATCATCGCGGAGCTGAAGCAGGTTTCCCGAACCAAAACGATGAACCGCTTCATTTGCACCCATCCTGACGAGGATCATTTCCGTGGAATTGAACACCTGGACAAGGCGCTTCCGATCAACAATTTCTACTGTGTGAAGAATGACGTTCAGAAAGACAATTTGACGGACTCCCTTCTGCACTACAAAGCCCTGCGAGACGGAAAGAAATCGTTCTTTTTGGAAAAAGGAGTGCGTCGCCGATGGCTGAACCAGAGCGACGACACTCGGCCAGGAGCCGGCATCCATGTCCTCTGGCCGAATGTGTCCAATCCCAATTTCATCGAGGCCCTACGCAAGTGTGATGCCGGTGAGAGTCCTAATAACGTGTCGTGCGTACTGCGATACTCCATCAAGGGCGGCGCGAGTTTCATGTGGTTGGGCGACTTGGAAACTGAGTTTATGGAAAGTATCGTCGATGACATCGAACTCGAGAAAACCACCATCGTCTTCGCATCGCATCACGGACGCAAATCCGGAAAAATCCCGGATTCCTGGCTAGAAAAACTCGATCCTCAAATTATCGTGATAGGTGAGGCACCCAGTCGCGACATGCACTACTACACGGGCTATCACACCATCACGCAGAACAGCGCAGGCCATATCACCATGGACTGCAAAGATAATTTCGTGCACTTCTATGCCTCCAAGGAGACGTACAAGCACAAGTCGTTGATCAATGAAGGCGAGAGCCGCTTCCCTGGCTACATT
- a CDS encoding Mov34/MPN/PAD-1 family protein, which translates to MTSFYVVGEPLSDQAEPMHACTKALVQACKGFSGVDFLELRQKSEAGGVTEYVVIEAGDGTIAGSNPGGIHRVEMMAIAVNPRLRVPVTVHALRKDFPTLSHLHSSAPGMPTILCLYDVDWSAVERVWTAERFLERMFWWLRQSSELRLHRDDQPLEQMFYESPFQLILPALDTTKLANGECKLRVEMTDSIGKITLRATVDTATSPKKSGYQLLNIMVEPVEPTSVVMFPINLGELHDQLVEWGSELSAHLADAVHEAASGGLRQSEQNDKQGILILAWVPRLRNGEVERMDVKGYMLEISLFDLAASFEMLAPPTPQGIYYPALSIGGYTGTTWRELSIRPVEVRGSLNAEFARDLSAVDPATASFKGVLAGAGALGGMLADIWARLAWGTWTYVDPDLLLPHNVARHVADDHYIGFRKADVLQEMMRHIYPGEPTPSAIAKGILADDVHIHEAIKNAELLVDATTTLAAPRDLALREQAPRIASVFLTPSGMSNVILLEDSARLTRADALEGQYYRAILSSPWGQTHLSNHLGDRWVGGGCRDISFRMSNENIHVHAGLISRQLRKVVTGADAKILVSTLDEETGSVEAHEVQIHPVMCTKVGEWSVKYDGGLVEKINAQRLSALPNETGGSILGITDLKSKTIVLVDTMPPPPDSESSPTHFIRGEEGQLDELKKVHQLTAGIVDYVGDWHSHPDGYPVKPSADDHVLFATLVSRMKVEGLPAVMLIVSDTELGVYIN; encoded by the coding sequence ATGACTAGCTTCTACGTGGTGGGTGAACCATTGAGCGATCAGGCCGAGCCTATGCATGCCTGTACCAAAGCCTTGGTACAGGCATGCAAGGGGTTCTCGGGGGTCGACTTCCTGGAGCTTCGGCAGAAAAGCGAAGCTGGCGGCGTAACGGAGTACGTCGTCATAGAAGCGGGCGATGGGACGATCGCAGGCTCAAATCCAGGTGGAATTCACCGCGTAGAAATGATGGCGATTGCGGTAAATCCGCGGCTTCGTGTCCCTGTTACGGTGCATGCGTTGCGCAAGGATTTCCCGACGCTGTCCCATCTCCACAGCTCGGCACCGGGCATGCCAACAATCCTCTGCCTCTACGACGTAGATTGGAGCGCGGTTGAGAGGGTCTGGACCGCTGAGCGCTTTCTGGAGCGAATGTTCTGGTGGCTACGGCAGTCATCGGAGCTTCGTCTGCATCGCGACGATCAGCCTCTGGAACAGATGTTTTACGAAAGTCCTTTCCAGCTCATCCTGCCTGCTCTGGATACGACGAAGCTGGCTAACGGAGAATGCAAGCTGCGCGTCGAGATGACCGATAGCATCGGCAAGATAACGCTGCGCGCAACTGTAGACACCGCCACATCGCCCAAGAAGTCCGGCTATCAACTGCTGAATATCATGGTGGAACCCGTCGAGCCAACCTCGGTGGTCATGTTCCCAATCAACTTGGGTGAGCTACATGACCAGTTGGTTGAATGGGGAAGCGAGCTCTCCGCTCATCTTGCTGACGCTGTACACGAGGCCGCATCCGGCGGGCTTCGTCAGTCTGAACAGAATGATAAGCAAGGCATTCTGATCCTGGCTTGGGTGCCAAGGCTACGTAATGGCGAGGTAGAGCGGATGGATGTCAAAGGCTACATGCTGGAGATCAGTCTGTTCGATCTGGCAGCTTCATTTGAGATGCTGGCCCCGCCCACTCCCCAGGGAATCTATTACCCAGCATTGTCAATTGGAGGTTACACAGGAACGACCTGGAGAGAGCTCAGCATTCGACCCGTTGAGGTACGAGGCTCCTTGAACGCTGAGTTTGCTCGAGACCTGTCGGCTGTCGACCCTGCGACAGCAAGTTTCAAGGGCGTACTGGCAGGAGCAGGAGCGCTCGGAGGCATGCTCGCCGACATCTGGGCTCGCTTGGCTTGGGGCACCTGGACATATGTCGACCCGGATCTGTTGCTACCGCACAACGTCGCCAGGCATGTCGCTGACGACCACTACATCGGTTTTCGAAAAGCGGATGTGCTGCAGGAGATGATGCGACACATCTACCCAGGGGAGCCGACTCCAAGCGCCATCGCCAAGGGAATTTTGGCCGATGACGTGCACATTCACGAGGCGATCAAAAATGCTGAGCTACTGGTAGACGCAACGACGACCTTGGCTGCCCCTCGCGATTTGGCGCTACGGGAGCAGGCTCCTCGGATCGCTAGTGTCTTCCTTACCCCGTCCGGGATGTCCAACGTCATCTTGCTCGAGGACTCGGCGCGGCTGACGCGTGCCGATGCCCTGGAGGGTCAGTACTACCGGGCCATCTTGTCCAGCCCTTGGGGCCAGACTCATCTCAGCAACCACCTAGGGGATCGATGGGTAGGGGGCGGCTGCCGGGATATATCGTTCCGGATGTCCAATGAAAACATCCATGTCCATGCAGGGTTGATCTCTCGGCAACTGCGCAAGGTAGTCACCGGGGCGGATGCCAAAATCTTGGTTTCAACGCTGGATGAAGAGACGGGCAGCGTTGAGGCCCATGAGGTGCAAATTCATCCAGTCATGTGCACGAAGGTTGGCGAATGGTCCGTGAAATATGACGGAGGCCTCGTCGAGAAGATCAATGCCCAAAGGCTATCGGCTCTCCCCAACGAGACTGGAGGATCGATTCTCGGCATCACTGACTTGAAAAGTAAGACCATCGTCCTCGTCGATACCATGCCGCCGCCGCCCGACAGCGAGTCAAGCCCCACCCACTTCATTCGGGGGGAAGAGGGGCAACTGGATGAACTCAAGAAAGTGCACCAGCTCACCGCAGGCATTGTTGATTATGTCGGGGATTGGCACTCGCATCCCGATGGCTATCCAGTCAAACCAAGCGCCGACGATCACGTGCTGTTTGCGACCTTGGTAAGCAGGATGAAAGTCGAAGGTCTGCCAGCGGTGATGTTGATCGTTTCGGATACCGAGCTGGGAGTCTATATCAACTAA
- a CDS encoding metallohydrolase: MPAKFTFFQVGNGDMTLVRLADFNVTTILIDCHIRAKADDPNDDTPDVARALRERLSRDDKDRPYVDAFMLSHPDKDHCGGLSSHFWLGPPDQYPDDKKDRWEKRIIIRELWSSPLVFRRRSKSHTLCDDASAFNKEARRRVQYWRDHGYAFSGNRIKIMGEDVDGKTDDLRPILVKSDEWFSEIDGTSSPVFRAQLLAPAPHEDNAALEEELTKNESSIVMNMEIAPSQFSTKRTRFFVGGDAEVLIWERMWDRFKDKPETLAYDLLLAPHHCSWHTLSWDSWSGKGEDAKVSARARNALGQAKQSATIVSSSKKIVDDFNDPPCIRAKREYKAILRGVNGWFACTEEDGSKGVLELETASDGTVIKAVVGVAAAATSAAAAAAPRAGALKK; the protein is encoded by the coding sequence GTGCCAGCTAAGTTTACTTTCTTCCAAGTCGGCAACGGGGATATGACCCTCGTGCGCCTGGCGGACTTCAACGTTACAACCATTCTGATCGACTGCCACATTCGGGCGAAGGCTGATGACCCGAATGATGACACCCCCGACGTGGCTCGAGCTCTGCGTGAACGCCTGTCGCGTGACGATAAGGATCGTCCTTATGTTGATGCCTTCATGCTGAGCCACCCGGACAAAGATCACTGCGGTGGCCTGAGCAGTCATTTCTGGTTGGGCCCACCTGACCAGTATCCGGACGACAAAAAAGACCGGTGGGAAAAACGCATCATCATCCGTGAGCTCTGGTCATCTCCTCTGGTTTTCCGGCGGCGCTCGAAGAGTCACACGCTGTGCGATGACGCGAGTGCGTTCAACAAAGAGGCGCGTCGTCGTGTTCAGTACTGGCGCGATCACGGTTATGCATTCAGCGGCAACCGCATCAAGATCATGGGTGAGGACGTGGATGGCAAAACCGACGATCTTCGCCCGATCTTGGTCAAGTCAGACGAATGGTTCAGCGAGATCGACGGGACTTCTTCGCCTGTGTTCCGGGCCCAGCTTCTGGCGCCTGCACCTCATGAGGATAATGCTGCTCTAGAAGAGGAACTGACCAAGAACGAGTCCAGCATCGTCATGAACATGGAGATTGCCCCGTCACAATTCAGCACCAAACGCACCCGTTTCTTCGTAGGAGGTGATGCTGAGGTGCTGATCTGGGAACGGATGTGGGATCGCTTCAAAGACAAGCCTGAAACGCTCGCATACGACCTGTTGCTCGCTCCGCACCATTGCTCTTGGCACACGCTGTCCTGGGATAGCTGGTCGGGCAAAGGTGAAGACGCGAAGGTCTCTGCGCGGGCTCGCAATGCTCTCGGCCAGGCAAAGCAGTCCGCCACAATCGTTTCCAGCAGTAAGAAGATCGTCGACGATTTCAACGATCCACCTTGCATTCGCGCCAAGCGTGAATACAAGGCAATCTTACGTGGGGTCAACGGCTGGTTTGCCTGCACGGAAGAGGACGGTTCCAAAGGCGTCCTCGAACTTGAGACGGCCTCTGATGGCACGGTTATCAAAGCTGTAGTAGGGGTTGCCGCTGCGGCGACTTCGGCAGCTGCTGCTGCTGCCCCTCGCGCAGGAGCCCTTAAAAAATGA